Below is a window of Ornithodoros turicata isolate Travis chromosome 7, ASM3712646v1, whole genome shotgun sequence DNA.
AGCCTATCACCAAGAAAAGTCCATTTCTCAAACGAAGCAACATGCATAGCAACTGAAAGCCCCCAAACACCCATAATAGATTAAATGTACATGGAACCCTTAAACGTAACACCCTCTTGATCCCACATGTCACTGTGTGCAGGAGGAGCTGTGTCCGACGTGGCGGAAGCTGTGATGGACGCCCTCACGACTGTTGTCACCAGTCTGCTTGCCGTTGCAATCTCTGGGGCACCAACTGTCGCTGCCAGAGGGCTGGGCTTTTCCAGACACTCGGAAAGAAATAGACACGGCCTGCTGACACTACTTTTCCATATGTGTAGTTGTTATTGCCAATGTGACGTTCTGGTTGTCGATGTTATTCCTGTTAAGCCTATTCTGTACTCCATTTGAGTTCGACAAGTGCGTTCGTGACAGGCAGATGGtgtagctctctctctctcctcagaCACATTGACGTTTCCTTCATTTTGACGGACGAAGGTTGACAAGTGAGGACTTCGGCTGTGTAATGTCACAATGAAATGTGGGATGGTTTGCAGAGTTTTGATCCGAAGATGCTTGCACCAAAAACAGAACTCTATTTCTCTTTTTACATAAACAGAAATATCTCCGTTGCCTACTAGTATCGTCGATCGGCGTTGTACATTGTTACAGTTCAGTTGCGCTGAGGTCTACTGGTATTGTACATTTAGTGCAGCAGTAAAAGGCGAGAAGTACGGTTTAGCTGATTTATGTCGCGCTACGCGGTCATTCCCTGACTATAGTCAATGTGATCTTTAGACAATGATCCTGTGAATTATTGCATGCATAAAAATACACCAGCTTGACGCAACTTGACAAAACAAAAATTACAAGATGGAAAGATGGACGTTTCGATGGCTATAcgggcatcatcatcagtgcATTAAAAGAACCGCTGCCCAGGCAGGATCCGGACAAC
It encodes the following:
- the LOC135400906 gene encoding U8-agatoxin-Ao1a-like isoform X2 is translated as MNSQAVALALLVVFLVNAVLAVPYNNYDDSFLDEYKERLENYLMSADKRSCVRRGGSCDGRPHDCCHQSACRCNLWGTNCRCQRAGLFQTLGKK